A genomic stretch from Aerococcaceae bacterium zg-1292 includes:
- a CDS encoding helix-turn-helix transcriptional regulator — protein sequence MDMMDLVEIGKRIKSLRNESKLTQNKIAEYLSLDQSMIAKMEKGERNITSDVVEKLSALFCCTVDYILFGDNQEQQCAVSFRTNDLTADDLKSLAIINKIALNQFEMDKMLEAH from the coding sequence ATGGATATGATGGACTTAGTTGAAATTGGAAAAAGAATAAAATCACTTAGAAACGAATCCAAACTGACTCAAAATAAGATTGCAGAGTATTTATCATTAGATCAGAGTATGATTGCTAAAATGGAAAAGGGAGAAAGAAATATTACTTCAGATGTAGTTGAAAAACTTTCAGCTTTGTTTTGTTGTACAGTAGATTATATTTTGTTCGGAGATAATCAAGAACAACAATGTGCGGTGTCATTTAGAACGAATGATTTAACTGCTGATGACCTTAAATCTTTAGCGATTATCAATAAAATTGCATTGAATCAATTTGAAATGGATAAGATGTTGGAGGCGCACTAA